One region of Catenuloplanes indicus genomic DNA includes:
- a CDS encoding CPBP family intramembrane glutamic endopeptidase has protein sequence MTTTLDAPRTAAAPVPYHRLARTARHRWWRPLAGTLLVTAGALVAALGPYLVAGLVGLGLGAPQDEFGWPSLGDEADLAVGLAGLGLVIPVVLLAARGVQKRPAGTVSSVAGRLRWRWLGRCVLLAVPAVGLMYGVLFLLPAPAEEETVAFAGWPRFALGAAVVLLLTPFQAAGEEYLFRGWLVQAFGSWFRSPWPGIVVSAVAFGLLHGYGTPWGMADLIFFGVVAAVLTIRTGGLEAAIVLHAAGNVAGLLVAAAVGALAGEETATDASALVAAVDMVMVTLYAAAVLRQARAQSLVSR, from the coding sequence CGGCCACTGGCCGGGACGCTGCTGGTCACGGCCGGCGCGCTGGTGGCCGCACTCGGCCCGTACCTGGTGGCGGGTCTCGTGGGCCTGGGGCTGGGTGCGCCGCAGGACGAGTTCGGCTGGCCGTCGCTCGGCGACGAGGCTGACCTCGCGGTGGGCCTGGCCGGGCTGGGCCTGGTGATCCCGGTGGTGCTGCTGGCGGCACGCGGCGTGCAGAAGCGGCCGGCCGGCACGGTGTCGTCGGTGGCGGGCCGGCTGCGGTGGCGCTGGCTGGGCCGGTGCGTGCTGCTGGCCGTACCCGCGGTGGGGTTGATGTACGGGGTGTTGTTCCTGCTGCCCGCGCCGGCGGAGGAGGAGACGGTCGCGTTCGCCGGCTGGCCGCGGTTCGCGCTCGGCGCCGCGGTGGTGCTGCTGCTGACGCCGTTCCAGGCGGCCGGTGAGGAGTACCTGTTCCGCGGCTGGCTGGTCCAGGCCTTCGGCTCCTGGTTCCGGTCGCCGTGGCCGGGGATCGTGGTGTCGGCGGTCGCGTTCGGGCTGCTGCACGGCTACGGCACGCCGTGGGGCATGGCCGACCTGATCTTCTTCGGCGTGGTGGCGGCGGTGCTGACGATCCGCACCGGCGGGCTGGAGGCCGCGATCGTGCTGCACGCGGCCGGTAACGTGGCCGGGCTGCTGGTCGCGGCCGCGGTCGGCGCGCTGGCCGGCGAGGAGACCGCGACGGACGCGAGTGCGCTCGTCGCGGCGGTGGACATGGTGATGGTGACGCTCTACGCGGCCGCGGTTCTCCGGCAGGCGCGCGCTCAGTCCCTGGTCTCCAGGTAG
- a CDS encoding LuxR family transcriptional regulator produces the protein MTSPETPRYVLPSATDATVVLRRLARDGWTTREGFALPEAGWDVTGNHLVLFGRVPDLDTVQLVVLAAARGAGVIAIADAGGDIGRALIGDLSRLGPVRRDTDTPAAAPETGTVDQLAPEQRALLDRLANGETIAAAAAAEFMSLRTANRRIAEARKLLGVRSTREAVMAYLETRD, from the coding sequence GTGACTTCTCCGGAGACGCCCCGGTACGTGCTGCCGAGCGCCACCGATGCCACGGTGGTGCTGCGCCGGCTCGCCCGCGACGGCTGGACCACCCGCGAGGGCTTCGCGCTGCCCGAGGCCGGCTGGGACGTCACCGGAAACCACCTCGTGCTGTTCGGCCGCGTCCCCGACCTGGACACCGTCCAGCTCGTCGTGCTCGCGGCCGCCCGCGGCGCCGGCGTCATCGCGATCGCGGACGCCGGCGGCGACATCGGCCGCGCGCTGATCGGCGACCTGTCCCGCCTCGGCCCGGTGCGCCGCGACACCGACACACCGGCCGCCGCACCGGAGACCGGCACCGTCGACCAGCTCGCCCCGGAACAGCGGGCGCTGCTGGACCGGCTGGCCAACGGCGAGACCATCGCGGCCGCGGCCGCGGCCGAGTTCATGTCGCTGCGCACCGCGAACCGGCGGATCGCCGAGGCCCGCAAGCTCCTCGGCGTCCGCAGCACCCGCGAGGCCGTGATGGCCTACCTGGAGACCAGGGACTGA
- a CDS encoding helix-turn-helix transcriptional regulator → MHETESGTHVMLPSEGRDTATGTPDVLAGARKALAEPGLVVLTGGPGAGRTRLLTQLGEAFSGPVFAGGGLATLRDVPAFALTRAVRVRLPAQDAPLLAEAVRARVRGGLLVLDDLQWADPLTLAALPLIAAHTRVVVALRTPHRLPGATLAALRHAAAAWLPVPPLTSAEASALVSGVAPGLAPDAVAAVVRQAGGSPLACQALARHAQQTGAVDEAVDLRYAIAGALADLTRPARTAMAALGLLGRPAPARLLGSGAAELADNGLIVSLPSSIPAGDPVESITGTLSVVSATAPPTRADLGMVAAVSPYVAEVAAGMLDADARTGLHRRLARLVPPRESVRHLAAAGDTGEAYRLAVSASRTTSRAGERAELLLLACRLPGTLPDPGVRVAAARAALAAGQPAAAASVLAPLEHTVASDPAVIEAMVLRAEALLQAGDLDGARHSAAAVPAGLAPELLAARDRVLLLTDLADDPALAVGTAASVIARHGETPAHTGLRAALAAVAAARRAYGWENALATATAAAGDAGDALTARWSAWVLVETLAADGRLPEAAHLAQVAAQACQADLAYSWQTRFVAAGLWASALRGHAVAGVPAQASARVEPAIPAFGAGLPSPGNAQPPRGVATVQSAPAVVEPVLADLVVHRAGDLMDRSLPALARAYAAAAAGLVEADAGLLGAARARLDAAPRTPVAGWVAAEIAWLDGQPDRAATWDPDTDRIPLLSGLHRITARWAARDGAPIDVTGLESAAGGPTAIHQTLSAFAASPSAAPSAFAASAAAWSSVVLREQVRCLIAQGLHEDESDLAVRALLNAEDLAERAGLVVLRGRAQRALRQHSVRRDIRGPRAGDDLTAREQQVMRLVAAGDPTRRIAGQLGVSAETVETHIRSAMRKLGARTRTEAAVRVREALMS, encoded by the coding sequence TTGCACGAGACAGAGTCAGGCACGCACGTGATGCTGCCATCGGAGGGCCGGGACACGGCCACGGGTACGCCCGACGTGCTGGCCGGTGCGCGCAAAGCATTGGCCGAGCCGGGCCTGGTGGTGCTCACCGGCGGCCCCGGTGCCGGGCGGACCCGGCTGCTCACCCAGCTCGGGGAGGCGTTCTCCGGGCCGGTGTTCGCCGGTGGCGGCCTCGCCACGCTGCGCGACGTGCCCGCGTTCGCGCTGACCCGGGCCGTGCGCGTGCGGCTGCCCGCGCAGGACGCGCCGCTGCTGGCCGAGGCCGTGCGCGCCCGCGTCCGCGGCGGCCTGCTCGTCCTCGACGACCTGCAGTGGGCCGACCCGCTCACGCTGGCGGCGCTGCCGCTGATCGCGGCGCACACCCGGGTCGTGGTCGCGCTGCGCACCCCGCACCGGCTGCCCGGCGCCACCCTCGCCGCGCTCCGCCACGCCGCCGCGGCCTGGCTGCCCGTGCCGCCGTTGACCAGCGCGGAAGCGTCCGCACTCGTCAGCGGTGTGGCGCCCGGGCTGGCACCGGACGCGGTCGCGGCCGTGGTCCGCCAGGCCGGTGGGTCACCGCTGGCCTGCCAGGCGCTCGCCCGGCACGCGCAGCAGACCGGCGCGGTCGACGAGGCGGTCGACCTGCGGTACGCGATCGCGGGCGCGCTCGCCGACCTGACCCGCCCGGCCCGGACCGCGATGGCCGCGCTCGGCCTGCTCGGACGGCCCGCACCGGCCCGGCTGCTCGGTTCCGGCGCGGCCGAACTCGCCGACAACGGCCTGATCGTGTCGCTGCCGTCGAGCATCCCGGCCGGCGACCCGGTCGAGTCGATCACCGGAACTCTTTCTGTCGTATCTGCGACAGCGCCGCCGACCCGCGCGGACCTCGGCATGGTCGCGGCCGTCTCGCCGTACGTGGCCGAGGTCGCGGCCGGCATGCTAGACGCGGACGCCCGCACCGGCCTGCACCGCCGCCTCGCCCGGCTGGTCCCGCCGCGCGAGTCCGTCCGGCACCTGGCCGCGGCCGGCGACACCGGCGAGGCGTACCGGCTGGCGGTCTCCGCGTCCCGGACCACGAGCCGCGCCGGGGAACGCGCGGAACTGCTGCTGCTCGCCTGCCGGCTGCCCGGCACGCTGCCGGACCCGGGCGTCCGGGTCGCCGCGGCCCGCGCCGCGCTCGCCGCCGGGCAGCCCGCCGCGGCCGCGTCCGTCCTCGCGCCGCTGGAGCACACGGTCGCGTCCGACCCGGCCGTGATCGAGGCGATGGTGCTGCGCGCCGAGGCGCTGCTGCAGGCCGGTGACCTGGACGGCGCCCGGCACAGCGCGGCCGCGGTCCCGGCCGGGCTGGCCCCCGAACTGCTCGCCGCACGCGACCGGGTGCTGCTGCTGACCGACCTGGCGGACGACCCCGCGCTTGCGGTCGGCACGGCCGCGTCCGTGATCGCCCGGCACGGCGAGACACCCGCGCACACCGGGCTGCGCGCCGCGCTCGCCGCGGTCGCCGCCGCCCGCCGTGCGTACGGCTGGGAGAACGCGCTCGCCACCGCGACCGCCGCGGCCGGGGACGCCGGCGACGCGCTCACCGCCCGCTGGTCCGCGTGGGTGCTGGTCGAGACGCTGGCGGCGGACGGCCGGCTGCCGGAGGCCGCGCACCTGGCCCAGGTGGCGGCGCAGGCCTGCCAGGCCGACCTGGCGTACAGCTGGCAGACCCGGTTCGTCGCGGCCGGGCTGTGGGCGTCCGCGCTGCGCGGGCACGCGGTCGCCGGTGTCCCGGCGCAGGCGTCCGCCCGGGTCGAACCGGCCATCCCGGCGTTCGGCGCCGGCCTGCCGTCGCCCGGCAACGCACAGCCGCCGCGCGGCGTCGCCACGGTCCAGTCCGCACCGGCGGTGGTCGAGCCGGTCCTCGCCGACCTGGTCGTACACCGCGCCGGGGACCTGATGGACCGGTCGCTGCCCGCGCTCGCCCGCGCCTACGCAGCCGCCGCGGCCGGGTTGGTCGAGGCGGACGCCGGGCTGCTCGGCGCGGCCCGCGCCCGGCTGGACGCCGCACCGCGCACGCCGGTCGCCGGCTGGGTCGCCGCGGAGATCGCCTGGCTGGACGGGCAACCGGACCGGGCCGCGACCTGGGACCCGGACACCGACCGGATCCCGCTGCTGTCCGGCCTGCACCGGATCACGGCGCGCTGGGCCGCCCGGGACGGCGCGCCGATCGACGTGACCGGCCTCGAGTCCGCCGCCGGCGGGCCGACCGCGATCCACCAGACGCTGTCGGCGTTCGCGGCGTCGCCGTCGGCCGCGCCGTCCGCGTTCGCCGCGTCCGCCGCCGCCTGGTCCAGCGTGGTGCTCCGCGAACAGGTCCGCTGCCTGATCGCGCAGGGCCTGCACGAGGACGAGTCGGACCTGGCCGTCCGTGCGCTGCTGAACGCGGAGGACCTGGCCGAACGCGCCGGGCTGGTGGTCCTGCGCGGCCGGGCCCAGCGGGCGCTGCGCCAGCACTCGGTGCGCCGCGACATCCGCGGCCCGCGCGCCGGCGACGACCTCACCGCGCGGGAGCAGCAGGTGATGCGGCTGGTCGCGGCCGGTGACCCGACCCGCCGGATCGCCGGGCAGCTCGGCGTGTCCGCGGAGACGGTCGAGACGCACATCCGCTCCGCGATGCGCAAACTCGGCGCCCGGACCCGTACCGAAGCGGCCGTCCGCGTCCGAGAGGCGCTGATGTCGTGA
- a CDS encoding dynamin family protein, with the protein MVQGPLTNRVAALCDEVGPRLSPVSAQQVLAVRRRLDEALRVAVAGRLKAGKSTLVNALVGRRVAPTAVGECTRVVTQFRYGTADRLDVVRRDGSRVSRPLEESGMIPMQLGVPREDIAFVDVTLTSDRLRDLTVVDTPGLSSTNQSISAASSAYLTPDQATSDAPLDDDLDDDSVAAVSGAEAVLYVFTQAVRADDIAALSTFQSVSARLSGNPINSIGLFNKVDKLVAGGADPWPVAGPLASDQAGVLRRVVSEVVPIAGLLAETTEAGRLTAADCEALRTLAGLSQTERMVLMASVDLFINRDCPVSKAQRERLLSLLDLYGIGFALAQFANKPELGSGELVRLLLQASGFARLRNTLDQAFRWRTDAIKAAWALSSLERLAGHAAAQQDRELLRDAIERVLQQPEYHRLRLLEAAQSVTSGAVVLPEQMERELTRLALTTDAAWILEMPQASVEQLAQAALAAANRWRVFAVAGASPAQARVAQVAHRGFFLLAQQVRGQNSAHPVSGAAPVAAPWQHQPPPPPGYGRAPGPYTPGYPGAPQSGPPHQYRPGHGGYR; encoded by the coding sequence GTGGTGCAAGGTCCCCTGACCAACCGGGTCGCCGCGCTGTGCGACGAGGTCGGCCCGCGACTGTCGCCGGTCAGCGCGCAGCAGGTGCTCGCCGTCCGCCGCCGCCTGGACGAGGCGTTGCGCGTCGCGGTCGCCGGCCGCCTGAAGGCCGGGAAGTCGACACTCGTGAACGCGCTCGTCGGCCGCCGGGTCGCACCGACCGCGGTCGGTGAGTGCACGCGCGTGGTCACCCAGTTCCGCTACGGCACCGCGGACCGGCTGGACGTGGTCCGCCGGGACGGTTCGCGCGTGTCGCGGCCGCTGGAGGAGTCCGGCATGATCCCGATGCAGCTGGGCGTGCCGCGCGAGGACATCGCGTTCGTCGACGTGACGCTGACCAGCGACCGGCTGCGTGACCTGACCGTGGTCGACACGCCCGGTCTGTCGTCGACGAACCAGTCGATCTCGGCCGCGTCGTCCGCCTATCTGACACCCGATCAGGCGACCTCGGACGCGCCGCTCGACGACGACCTGGACGACGACTCGGTCGCCGCGGTCTCCGGCGCGGAAGCGGTCCTGTACGTGTTCACCCAGGCCGTGCGCGCGGACGACATCGCGGCGCTGTCGACGTTCCAGTCCGTGTCCGCGCGCCTGTCCGGCAACCCGATCAACTCGATCGGCCTGTTCAACAAGGTCGACAAGCTGGTCGCGGGCGGCGCGGACCCGTGGCCGGTCGCCGGGCCGCTCGCCTCCGACCAGGCCGGTGTGCTGCGCCGGGTGGTCTCCGAGGTGGTCCCGATCGCCGGCCTGCTGGCCGAGACGACCGAGGCGGGGCGGCTGACCGCGGCCGACTGCGAGGCGCTGCGTACCCTCGCCGGGTTGTCGCAGACCGAGCGCATGGTGCTGATGGCGTCGGTCGACCTGTTCATCAACCGCGACTGCCCGGTGTCGAAGGCGCAGCGGGAGCGGCTGCTGAGCCTGCTCGACCTGTACGGCATCGGTTTCGCGCTGGCGCAGTTCGCGAACAAGCCCGAGCTCGGCTCCGGCGAGCTGGTCCGGCTGCTGCTGCAGGCGTCCGGTTTCGCCCGGCTGCGCAACACGCTCGACCAGGCGTTCCGCTGGCGTACCGACGCGATCAAGGCGGCCTGGGCGCTGTCCAGCCTGGAGCGGCTGGCCGGGCACGCCGCCGCCCAGCAGGACCGGGAGCTGCTCCGCGACGCGATCGAGCGGGTGCTGCAGCAGCCGGAGTACCACCGGCTGCGGCTGCTGGAGGCGGCCCAGTCCGTCACGTCCGGCGCGGTCGTGCTGCCCGAGCAGATGGAGCGGGAACTGACCCGGCTCGCGCTGACCACGGACGCGGCCTGGATCCTGGAGATGCCGCAGGCGAGCGTGGAGCAGCTGGCCCAGGCCGCGCTGGCCGCCGCGAACCGGTGGCGGGTGTTCGCGGTCGCCGGGGCCAGCCCGGCCCAGGCCCGGGTCGCCCAGGTCGCACACCGCGGCTTCTTCCTGCTCGCCCAGCAGGTCCGCGGCCAGAACTCGGCCCACCCGGTCTCCGGCGCCGCACCCGTGGCCGCGCCGTGGCAACACCAACCGCCACCGCCGCCGGGGTACGGGCGGGCGCCCGGCCCCTACACTCCCGGCTACCCCGGTGCGCCCCAGTCCGGCCCGCCCCACCAGTACCGCCCCGGCCACGGAGGTTACCGATGA
- a CDS encoding dynamin family protein, whose protein sequence is MTAPAAAKPGAEAVQALARQLAATSDGALAYLRSVDPDAAADLDELSRRERDKPAIVIVGETKRGKSSLVNALIGAPGLSPVDVAVSTSAYLEMTEAPTPQARAWQPGQEHPVEIGIEGLINWGTAGGVLPEGARPPRRIQIGYPSPLLQHLTLVDTPGTGGLDPAHAEVALAAAEQATALLFVVDASSPLSQPELDFLIQASKRVNLVMFALTKTDAYPGWRTILADDKAHLKTHAPRFGNAPWFPVSARLAETAAQMPPEVAAELAKEARIDELAKALRQVAGRRGLLDRANLLRALRSEMVRRDLALGEQMTATDPDPADAARAKEQRQQLAAKKRTDSRQWSLALNTHVQRARVESTGGLRTALSELQEDYLGKLDKFKRNELEALPQSVDAALHAVSLKLSADLERRFRQVGEEVLAHAFPPAELQHVLGRLNAQLGHALNTKPQRDAGTDNVMVALSAGGIAMMAGRGAMAGASALGATAIVGGGLLLPVVGVGIGLAAGAFILYKRRVAGDRQQAKVWLREVIGESRAALTDEVAHRFTDLQYALTLALDDAIERRLKELDEHIGKIDQALATDKATRAKKKAALTAERDALRARVKQVDEVLVKTRGLAPASASAAVKPAAKPAAPAPTAGGAP, encoded by the coding sequence ATGACCGCACCCGCCGCAGCGAAACCCGGCGCCGAGGCGGTGCAGGCGCTCGCCCGGCAGCTCGCCGCGACCTCCGACGGCGCGCTGGCCTACCTGCGGTCGGTCGACCCGGACGCGGCCGCGGACCTCGACGAGCTGTCCCGCCGCGAGCGGGACAAGCCCGCGATCGTCATCGTCGGTGAGACCAAGCGCGGCAAGTCTTCCCTGGTCAACGCGCTGATCGGCGCGCCCGGCCTGTCACCGGTCGACGTCGCGGTGTCCACCTCGGCGTACCTGGAGATGACCGAGGCGCCGACGCCGCAGGCCCGCGCGTGGCAACCCGGCCAGGAGCACCCGGTCGAGATCGGCATCGAAGGACTGATCAACTGGGGTACGGCCGGTGGTGTGCTGCCCGAGGGCGCGCGCCCGCCGCGCCGCATCCAGATCGGCTACCCGTCGCCGCTGCTGCAGCACCTGACGCTGGTCGACACGCCCGGCACCGGCGGCCTCGACCCGGCGCACGCGGAGGTCGCGCTGGCGGCGGCGGAGCAGGCGACCGCGCTGCTGTTCGTCGTCGACGCGTCCTCGCCGCTGTCCCAGCCCGAGCTGGACTTCCTCATCCAGGCCTCGAAGCGGGTCAACCTGGTCATGTTCGCGCTGACCAAGACGGACGCGTACCCGGGATGGCGGACCATCCTGGCCGACGACAAGGCGCACCTGAAGACGCACGCGCCCCGGTTCGGCAACGCGCCCTGGTTCCCGGTCTCGGCCCGGCTCGCCGAGACGGCCGCGCAGATGCCGCCGGAGGTCGCGGCCGAGCTGGCCAAGGAGGCCCGGATCGACGAGCTGGCCAAGGCGCTGCGCCAGGTCGCCGGCCGCCGTGGCCTGCTCGACCGGGCGAACCTGCTGCGCGCGCTGCGCTCCGAGATGGTCCGCCGCGACCTTGCGCTCGGCGAGCAGATGACCGCGACCGACCCGGACCCGGCCGACGCGGCCCGGGCGAAGGAGCAGCGGCAGCAGCTGGCCGCGAAGAAGCGCACCGACTCCCGGCAGTGGTCGCTGGCGTTGAACACGCACGTGCAGCGGGCCCGGGTCGAGTCCACCGGTGGCCTGCGGACCGCGCTGTCCGAGCTGCAGGAGGACTACCTCGGCAAGCTCGACAAGTTCAAGCGCAACGAGCTGGAGGCGCTGCCGCAGAGCGTGGACGCGGCGCTGCACGCGGTGTCGCTGAAGCTGTCCGCCGACCTGGAACGCCGGTTCCGGCAGGTCGGCGAGGAGGTGCTCGCGCACGCGTTCCCGCCCGCCGAGCTGCAGCACGTGCTGGGCCGGCTCAACGCCCAGCTCGGCCACGCCCTCAACACCAAACCGCAGCGCGACGCCGGTACGGACAACGTGATGGTCGCGCTGTCCGCCGGTGGCATCGCGATGATGGCCGGCCGGGGCGCGATGGCCGGCGCGTCCGCGCTCGGCGCGACCGCGATCGTCGGCGGTGGTCTGCTGCTGCCGGTCGTCGGCGTCGGCATCGGCCTGGCCGCGGGCGCGTTCATCCTCTACAAGCGCCGCGTCGCCGGTGACCGGCAGCAGGCCAAGGTGTGGCTGCGCGAGGTGATCGGCGAGTCCCGGGCCGCGCTCACCGACGAGGTCGCGCACCGCTTCACCGACCTGCAGTACGCGCTGACGCTCGCGCTCGACGACGCGATCGAGCGCCGCCTGAAGGAACTCGACGAGCACATCGGCAAGATCGACCAGGCGCTCGCCACGGACAAGGCGACCCGGGCGAAGAAGAAGGCCGCGCTGACCGCGGAACGCGACGCACTCCGCGCCCGCGTGAAGCAGGTCGACGAGGTCCTGGTCAAGACCCGCGGCCTGGCACCCGCCTCGGCCAGCGCCGCCGTGAAACCCGCCGCCAAGCCCGCCGCCCCCGCCCCGACCGCTGGAGGAGCCCCGTGA
- a CDS encoding GntR family transcriptional regulator, protein MIIIDPASPVPPFEQLRAQLAAQIQDRTLAVGTRLPAIRRLAADLGLAVNTVGRAYRELEEAGLIETRGAAGSYVSAAGEQGRERARRAAAEYAAVIAGLGIDPAEAVRIVQAALGRGVSEA, encoded by the coding sequence ATGATCATCATTGACCCGGCGTCGCCCGTTCCGCCGTTCGAGCAGCTCCGCGCGCAGCTCGCCGCGCAGATCCAGGACCGTACGCTGGCCGTCGGTACCCGGCTGCCGGCCATCCGCCGCCTGGCCGCGGATCTCGGCCTGGCCGTCAACACGGTCGGCCGGGCCTACCGGGAGCTGGAGGAGGCCGGCCTGATCGAGACCCGCGGCGCAGCCGGCTCGTACGTGTCCGCGGCCGGCGAACAGGGACGCGAACGGGCCCGCCGCGCCGCCGCCGAGTACGCCGCCGTCATCGCCGGTCTCGGCATCGACCCCGCCGAGGCGGTCCGCATCGTCCAGGCGGCCCTGGGCCGGGGCGTCTCCGAGGCGTGA
- a CDS encoding helix-turn-helix transcriptional regulator gives MLLGAAACLLGVREVPVTVRRAVACIDAHAAAAGVSVRALQAGFRRHMDTTPLGYLRRVRLERAHRDLQAADPTTGATVTVIARGWGFTDLSRFAADYHAAFGRLPRQTLRT, from the coding sequence GTGCTGCTCGGCGCGGCGGCGTGCCTGCTCGGCGTGCGCGAGGTGCCGGTCACGGTGCGCCGGGCGGTCGCCTGCATCGACGCGCACGCCGCCGCGGCCGGCGTCAGCGTCCGCGCGCTGCAAGCCGGCTTCCGCCGGCACATGGACACCACCCCGCTGGGCTACCTGCGCCGGGTCCGGCTCGAACGGGCGCACCGCGACCTGCAGGCGGCCGACCCCACCACGGGCGCCACCGTCACCGTCATCGCCAGAGGCTGGGGCTTCACCGACCTGAGCCGCTTCGCCGCCGACTACCACGCGGCCTTCGGCCGGCTGCCCCGCCAGACCCTGCGCACCTGA
- a CDS encoding acyl-CoA-like ligand-binding transcription factor codes for MGLREQKKQATRAALSWAAVRLIVERGAENVLVEDIAAAAGVSPRTFNNYFSSKGEAVAARHLDRHLQLAADLRARPAGEPLWTAITAAATAQTTPGPEVTAHPQHPDPAEWAAGIRAMMASPGLQAEMLRAGVRAEAEIAAAVAARTGTDPSRDLYPTLVAGAITAAHNAAQQQFVAHDASVSMTDLLREALSLLAAGLPEPAREP; via the coding sequence ATGGGCTTGCGAGAGCAGAAGAAGCAGGCGACCCGGGCCGCGCTGAGCTGGGCCGCGGTCCGGCTGATCGTCGAGCGCGGCGCGGAGAACGTGCTGGTGGAGGACATCGCGGCCGCGGCCGGGGTGTCACCGCGCACGTTCAACAACTACTTCTCCAGCAAGGGCGAGGCGGTCGCGGCCCGGCACCTCGACCGCCACCTCCAGCTCGCCGCCGACCTGCGGGCCCGCCCGGCCGGCGAGCCGCTGTGGACCGCGATCACCGCCGCGGCCACGGCCCAGACCACACCGGGTCCGGAGGTGACCGCACACCCGCAGCATCCCGATCCGGCGGAGTGGGCGGCCGGCATCCGGGCGATGATGGCCTCCCCCGGCCTCCAGGCCGAGATGCTGCGCGCCGGCGTCCGCGCGGAGGCGGAGATCGCGGCCGCGGTCGCCGCCCGCACCGGCACCGACCCGTCTCGCGACCTCTACCCCACGCTGGTCGCGGGCGCGATCACCGCGGCACACAACGCCGCCCAGCAGCAGTTCGTCGCCCATGACGCGTCGGTGTCCATGACCGACCTGCTGCGCGAGGCCCTGTCCCTGCTCGCCGCCGGCCTCCCGGAGCCGGCCCGGGAACCGTGA
- a CDS encoding FAD-dependent oxidoreductase codes for MKSYDVIVVGAGPNGLMAAAELALAGVRPLVLERDPEPRTEQRANGMVGQIVRLLDRRGLLSRLTGEDTPPRPADHFMFAAYPMPFHLLPDNPVYTVLVPQRRVEQVLAARATELGTRIVRGRAVTGLSQDADGVTITTDDGTAHRCSWLIGADGGRSTVRKLAGIGFPGITHDRTVSRSAHVRLAADALDPDTHALRVPGFGEFRPFLHTRLERGMVSFAPFPDGRVMVNVSEPGADPGELPLTSEEFRAAFARVVGVPAPFPEVTPLRRLTGGNTRLADRYRAGRIFLVGDAAHVHSPIGGNGLNLGLQDAVNLSWKLAAEVHGWAPDGLLDTYESERRPAGARVTMQTTAQGVLVGAGPEVTALRTLVGELLQDPPALARIAALISGADVVHPHTTRWAPDLTVDGRPLSVFTVTARPLLIDTTPDGRYAAAATAWSGRVGVVTGAGGTSMLIRPDGYVAWEHGDGLTDALTRWFGAPAHSHGPSGAGPATV; via the coding sequence ATGAAATCTTATGATGTCATCGTCGTCGGCGCCGGGCCGAACGGCCTGATGGCCGCCGCCGAACTCGCACTCGCCGGTGTCCGCCCGCTGGTCCTGGAGCGCGATCCCGAGCCACGAACGGAGCAGCGCGCGAACGGCATGGTCGGCCAGATCGTGCGGCTGCTCGACCGCCGTGGCCTGCTGTCCCGGCTGACCGGTGAGGACACTCCGCCGCGCCCGGCCGACCACTTCATGTTCGCGGCCTACCCGATGCCGTTCCACCTGCTGCCGGACAACCCGGTCTACACCGTCCTGGTCCCGCAGCGCCGCGTCGAGCAGGTACTGGCCGCACGCGCCACCGAACTCGGCACGCGGATCGTCCGCGGCCGCGCGGTGACCGGCCTGTCCCAGGACGCCGACGGCGTCACGATCACGACCGACGACGGTACGGCCCACCGCTGCTCCTGGCTGATCGGCGCGGACGGCGGCCGGAGCACGGTCCGGAAACTGGCCGGGATCGGTTTCCCCGGCATCACCCACGACCGGACGGTCAGCCGCTCCGCGCACGTCCGGCTGGCCGCGGACGCGCTCGACCCGGACACGCACGCGCTGCGCGTCCCCGGGTTCGGTGAGTTCCGGCCGTTCCTGCACACTCGCCTGGAGCGCGGCATGGTGTCGTTCGCGCCGTTCCCGGACGGCCGGGTGATGGTGAACGTGTCCGAGCCCGGCGCCGATCCTGGCGAGCTGCCGCTGACATCGGAGGAGTTCCGGGCCGCGTTCGCCCGCGTGGTCGGTGTGCCGGCCCCGTTCCCGGAGGTCACCCCGTTGCGGCGGCTGACCGGCGGCAACACCCGGCTGGCCGACCGCTACCGTGCCGGGCGGATCTTCCTGGTCGGCGACGCCGCGCACGTGCACTCCCCGATCGGCGGCAACGGCCTGAACCTGGGCCTGCAGGACGCGGTGAACCTGTCCTGGAAGCTCGCCGCCGAGGTCCACGGCTGGGCACCGGACGGCCTGCTCGACACCTACGAGTCCGAGCGCCGCCCGGCCGGTGCCCGCGTCACCATGCAGACCACCGCCCAGGGCGTCCTGGTCGGTGCCGGACCGGAGGTCACCGCGCTGCGGACGCTCGTCGGTGAACTGCTCCAGGATCCGCCCGCGCTGGCCCGGATCGCCGCGCTGATCTCCGGCGCCGACGTGGTCCACCCGCACACCACCCGCTGGGCCCCGGACCTGACCGTCGATGGCCGGCCGCTGTCGGTGTTCACCGTCACCGCCCGCCCGCTGCTGATCGACACGACCCCGGACGGCCGGTATGCCGCGGCCGCCACCGCGTGGTCCGGCCGGGTCGGCGTCGTCACCGGCGCCGGCGGGACCAGCATGCTGATCCGCCCGGACGGCTACGTCGCCTGGGAGCACGGCGACGGCCTCACCGATGCCCTCACCCGCTGGTTCGGCGCACCGGCCCACAGCCACGGGCCGAGCGGTGCCGGGCCGGCGACCGTCTAG